In one Corallococcus sp. EGB genomic region, the following are encoded:
- a CDS encoding fatty acyl-AMP ligase yields MLKATSHTSLGLVFVDASEHETSLPWSQVYRRAKRAAGGLARLGVRPGDRVALLLPTSPAFMDAYFGALLAGAVPVPLYPPVRLGRLDEYHRSTGRMLQLTGAAVVLTDTRVRLLLGPSMALARPRLGCHTVDAVMHGDEDLEVEVGPDALGLIQFSSGSTVEPKPVALTHGALVAQVAALEAAMPVTPGVTPVGVSWLPLYHDMGLIGCVLAALYYPGSLVLIAPETFLVKPALWLRALSRHRGFVSPAPNFAYGLCLKRVKDADLQGVDLSGWLHALNGAEPVSAETLRRFAERFEKWGFSARALRPVYGLSEASLAVTFPPGGRGPRELGVDPDALAREGQARDGKRTLVSVGAPVAGFEVQVRGEDGAELPERQVGRVFARGPSVMRGYFEDAEATARALVGEGWLDTGDLGFSADGELYLTGRAKDLVIIRGANHAPQSFEDPLLKVDGVRTGCAVALGFTPEGSEDEALLILAERAERGADVASVEADIRAAVVDATGVQPHTVKLLEPGTLPRTSSGKLRRSEALKRYLAGELTAPKKVGAVGLAVEMAKSALAMVRSEHDS; encoded by the coding sequence ATGTTGAAGGCGACGTCGCACACGTCGCTGGGGCTGGTGTTCGTGGACGCCTCCGAGCACGAGACGTCCCTGCCGTGGTCCCAGGTCTACCGCCGGGCGAAGCGCGCGGCGGGAGGGCTGGCGCGGCTGGGCGTGCGTCCGGGGGACCGGGTGGCGCTGCTGTTACCCACGTCGCCCGCGTTCATGGACGCGTACTTCGGCGCGCTCCTGGCGGGCGCGGTGCCGGTGCCGCTGTATCCGCCGGTGCGGCTGGGGCGGTTGGACGAATACCACCGCTCGACGGGGCGGATGCTCCAGCTGACGGGCGCGGCGGTGGTGCTGACGGACACGCGCGTGCGGCTGCTGCTGGGCCCGAGCATGGCGTTGGCGCGGCCCAGGTTGGGCTGCCACACCGTGGACGCGGTGATGCACGGCGACGAGGACCTGGAGGTGGAGGTGGGGCCCGACGCGCTGGGGCTCATCCAGTTCTCCTCGGGCTCCACGGTGGAGCCGAAGCCGGTGGCGCTGACGCACGGGGCGCTGGTGGCGCAGGTGGCGGCGCTGGAGGCGGCGATGCCGGTGACCCCAGGCGTGACGCCGGTGGGTGTGAGCTGGCTGCCGCTGTACCACGACATGGGGCTCATCGGCTGTGTGCTCGCGGCGCTGTACTACCCGGGCAGCCTGGTGCTGATTGCGCCGGAGACGTTCCTGGTGAAGCCCGCGCTGTGGCTGCGCGCGCTGTCGCGGCACCGGGGCTTCGTGTCTCCCGCGCCGAACTTCGCGTATGGGTTGTGCCTGAAGCGGGTGAAGGACGCGGACCTCCAGGGCGTGGACTTGTCCGGGTGGCTGCACGCGCTCAACGGCGCGGAGCCGGTGTCCGCGGAGACGCTGCGCCGCTTCGCGGAGCGCTTCGAGAAGTGGGGCTTCTCCGCGAGGGCGCTGCGGCCGGTGTACGGCCTGTCGGAGGCGTCGCTGGCGGTGACGTTCCCTCCTGGCGGCCGTGGCCCGCGCGAGCTGGGCGTGGATCCGGATGCGCTGGCGCGTGAGGGGCAGGCGCGCGACGGGAAGCGGACGCTGGTGAGCGTGGGCGCGCCGGTGGCGGGCTTCGAGGTGCAGGTGCGCGGCGAGGACGGCGCGGAGCTGCCGGAGCGCCAGGTGGGCCGCGTGTTCGCGAGGGGGCCGTCGGTGATGCGCGGCTACTTCGAGGACGCGGAGGCCACGGCGCGGGCGCTGGTGGGGGAGGGGTGGCTGGACACGGGCGACCTGGGCTTCAGCGCGGACGGAGAGCTGTACCTGACGGGCCGCGCGAAGGACCTGGTCATCATCCGTGGGGCGAACCACGCGCCGCAGTCCTTCGAGGATCCGCTGCTCAAGGTGGACGGCGTGCGCACGGGCTGCGCGGTGGCGCTGGGCTTCACGCCCGAAGGCAGCGAGGACGAAGCGCTGCTCATCCTGGCCGAGCGCGCGGAGCGAGGCGCGGACGTGGCCTCGGTGGAGGCGGACATCCGCGCGGCGGTGGTGGATGCCACGGGCGTGCAGCCGCACACGGTGAAGCTGTTGGAGCCGGGGACGCTGCCGCGCACGTCCAGCGGCAAGCTGCGACGGAGCGAGGCGTTGAAGCGCTATCTGGCTGGAGAGCTGACCGCGCCGAAGAAGGTGGGCGCGGTGGGGCTCGCGGTGGAGATGGCGAAGAGCGCGCTGGCGATGGTGCGCTCGGAGCATGACTCGTGA
- a CDS encoding acyl carrier protein — protein sequence MADVEREAMAEIRRIVREELEFEGEVVPTHDLLRDLHLDSLGLTVLAVGLENRFRVLLSEEDAQGVRTVEDLARLVAARVGAAKPDVGAHP from the coding sequence GTGGCTGACGTCGAGAGGGAGGCGATGGCGGAGATCCGCCGCATCGTCCGGGAGGAGTTGGAGTTCGAGGGCGAGGTGGTGCCCACGCATGACCTCCTGCGCGACCTGCACCTGGACAGCCTGGGGCTGACGGTGCTGGCGGTGGGACTGGAGAACCGCTTCCGGGTGCTCTTGTCGGAGGAGGACGCGCAGGGCGTGCGCACGGTGGAGGACCTGGCGCGGCTGGTGGCGGCGCGGGTCGGGGCCGCGAAGCCGGACGTGGGGGCGCACCCGTGA
- a CDS encoding isoprenylcysteine carboxyl methyltransferase family protein, translated as MVTGTQTLFAGFMALLVAERLLELVLSKRNAARAFARGGVETGQGHYRFMVVFHTLFLVACVAEVFGLQRPFWGAWSVAALAGAVVAQGLRYWAIGTLGDRWNSRIIVVPGLAPVTGGPYRFLRHPNYVAVVLELLCVPLIHGAWVTAVVFTVGNAALLCVRIRAEEAALGAMYSEAFAHRPRFIPEVRRG; from the coding sequence ATGGTGACCGGCACGCAGACGCTGTTCGCGGGCTTCATGGCGCTGCTCGTCGCGGAGCGGCTGCTGGAGCTGGTGCTCTCCAAGCGCAACGCGGCGCGGGCCTTCGCGCGGGGCGGGGTGGAGACCGGGCAGGGGCACTACCGGTTCATGGTCGTGTTCCACACGCTGTTCCTCGTCGCGTGCGTCGCGGAGGTGTTCGGCCTCCAGCGGCCCTTCTGGGGCGCGTGGAGCGTGGCGGCGCTGGCGGGCGCGGTGGTGGCGCAGGGCTTGAGGTACTGGGCCATCGGGACGCTGGGAGACCGGTGGAACTCGCGCATCATCGTGGTGCCGGGGCTGGCGCCGGTGACGGGCGGGCCGTACCGGTTCCTGCGGCATCCGAACTACGTGGCGGTGGTGCTGGAGCTGTTGTGCGTGCCGCTCATCCACGGGGCGTGGGTGACGGCGGTGGTCTTCACGGTGGGCAACGCGGCGCTGCTCTGCGTGCGCATCCGCGCGGAGGAGGCGGCGCTCGGGGCGATGTACTCCGAGGCCTTCGCCCACCGCCCCCGCTTCATTCCGGAGGTTCGCCGTGGCTGA
- a CDS encoding type III polyketide synthase, with protein sequence MPSTTRHDAAPSPSLSAVGRALPPHYASQEELIAALRGLWATKHFNLERLEDLHRNVQVGGRHLALPLEAYPALATFQQRNDAWIRVATELSEQVAREALSRAGLGPKDVDHVFFVTVTGIATPSVDARLVNRMGLRDDVKRTPIFGLGCVAGAAGLARASDYLRAFPRQTALLIATELCSLTLQREDLSIPNIIASGLFGDGAACVVLRGAEAPGSGAARGPRVVGSRSVFYPDTERVMGWDVVDTGFKVVLSAKVPQLVKEHIRGNVDGFLKEHGLTREDVRHWVAHTGGPKVLEGFESALELEAGALERSWRSLKQVGNLSSASVLFVLGETLEEADAQPGDWGVVMAMGPGFCAEMVLVRW encoded by the coding sequence ATGCCCAGCACGACCCGTCACGACGCCGCGCCATCCCCATCCCTGAGCGCGGTGGGGCGTGCGCTCCCGCCGCACTACGCCAGCCAGGAAGAGCTCATCGCGGCGCTTCGCGGCCTGTGGGCCACGAAGCACTTCAACCTGGAGCGGCTGGAGGACCTGCACCGCAACGTGCAGGTGGGCGGCCGGCACCTGGCACTGCCCCTGGAGGCGTACCCGGCGCTCGCCACGTTCCAGCAGCGCAACGACGCGTGGATCCGCGTGGCCACGGAGCTGTCGGAGCAGGTGGCGAGGGAGGCGCTGTCGCGCGCGGGGCTCGGCCCGAAGGACGTGGACCACGTCTTCTTCGTCACGGTGACGGGCATCGCCACGCCCAGCGTGGACGCGCGGCTGGTCAACCGGATGGGCTTGCGTGACGACGTGAAGCGCACGCCCATCTTCGGCCTGGGCTGCGTGGCGGGCGCGGCGGGCCTGGCGCGCGCGTCGGACTACCTGCGCGCGTTCCCGAGGCAGACGGCGCTGCTCATCGCCACGGAGCTGTGCTCGCTCACCCTCCAGCGCGAGGACCTGTCCATTCCCAACATCATCGCCTCCGGCCTCTTCGGGGACGGCGCGGCGTGCGTGGTGCTGCGGGGCGCGGAGGCCCCGGGCTCCGGAGCCGCGCGGGGCCCGCGCGTCGTGGGCTCGCGGTCGGTGTTCTATCCGGACACCGAACGGGTGATGGGCTGGGACGTGGTGGACACGGGCTTCAAGGTCGTGCTGTCCGCCAAGGTGCCGCAGCTGGTGAAGGAGCACATCCGCGGCAACGTGGACGGCTTCCTCAAGGAGCACGGGCTGACCCGCGAGGACGTGCGGCACTGGGTGGCGCACACCGGCGGCCCCAAGGTGCTGGAGGGCTTCGAGTCCGCGCTGGAATTGGAGGCGGGCGCGCTGGAGCGCTCGTGGAGGTCGCTCAAGCAGGTGGGCAACCTGTCCAGCGCGTCCGTGCTCTTCGTGCTGGGCGAGACGCTGGAGGAGGCGGACGCGCAACCGGGCGACTGGGGCGTGGTGATGGCCATGGGTCCGGGCTTCTGCGCGGAGATGGTGCTGGTGCGATGGTGA
- a CDS encoding carboxypeptidase-like regulatory domain-containing protein, whose translation MTRFFVGWGTAVLCAVLASGCAQEEGFEVSGQVLSARGPVPAAVVTLGAGILTRTDETGRFTLSRVKPGAHTLHLRFEEDGAAVEDQRDVNVSGDVQLETLTLPVPVELTAQEGARTVEDTKVVLQWSRAFARGFREYKVYRHTTSGLDESTGTLIHVTTDREDTRFESPEAPGMKYFYRVFVMNDLGRLGGSNIASFTPQAYVPPAALSLGQPVSAHVYRSTPHGFFLDATAPAYRVEHSGDIELRVMDASRQELYVEQPRAIMMSGHPLLFLSRRAERLNFQVDLLDLYGLTRAPYTLKVSEQSLAAQGTLLPGTPLSTELSAGAVRVLQFDAVAGTHYRFTTESSARGAPSSNEVLTFASVFGADVAAPYVWDQQVGLKDSPTSTEFTATRTERLTITVVAAYWWDPTTVTATVDVLP comes from the coding sequence ATGACTCGCTTTTTCGTGGGCTGGGGCACCGCCGTGCTGTGCGCCGTCCTCGCATCGGGCTGCGCACAAGAGGAGGGGTTCGAGGTCTCGGGCCAGGTGCTGTCGGCGCGGGGGCCCGTCCCCGCCGCCGTGGTGACGCTCGGCGCAGGCATCCTGACGCGGACGGATGAGACGGGCCGCTTCACCCTGAGCAGGGTGAAGCCCGGCGCGCACACGCTCCACCTCCGCTTCGAAGAGGACGGCGCCGCCGTGGAGGACCAACGCGACGTCAATGTCTCCGGGGACGTGCAGCTCGAAACCCTCACGCTGCCGGTGCCCGTGGAGCTCACGGCCCAGGAGGGGGCGCGGACGGTGGAGGATACGAAGGTGGTGCTCCAGTGGAGCCGGGCCTTCGCGCGCGGCTTCCGGGAGTACAAGGTGTACCGCCACACCACGTCCGGCCTGGACGAGTCCACGGGGACGCTCATCCACGTCACCACCGACCGCGAGGACACGCGCTTCGAGAGCCCCGAGGCGCCTGGAATGAAGTACTTCTACCGGGTCTTCGTGATGAACGACCTGGGGCGGCTGGGTGGCAGCAACATCGCGTCCTTCACGCCCCAGGCCTACGTGCCGCCCGCGGCGCTGTCGCTGGGACAGCCGGTGTCCGCGCACGTGTACCGGAGCACGCCCCACGGCTTCTTCCTGGACGCGACCGCGCCCGCCTACCGCGTGGAGCACTCGGGCGACATCGAGCTGCGCGTGATGGACGCGTCCCGGCAGGAGCTCTATGTGGAGCAGCCCCGCGCCATCATGATGAGCGGACACCCGCTGCTGTTCCTGTCCCGGCGCGCGGAGCGGCTGAACTTCCAGGTGGACCTGCTCGACCTCTACGGCCTGACGCGCGCGCCCTACACCCTGAAGGTGAGCGAGCAGAGCCTCGCGGCCCAGGGCACGCTCCTCCCGGGGACCCCACTGTCCACCGAACTCTCCGCGGGCGCCGTGCGGGTGCTCCAGTTCGACGCCGTGGCCGGGACGCACTACCGGTTCACCACGGAGTCCTCCGCGCGAGGAGCGCCCTCGTCGAACGAGGTGCTCACCTTCGCCTCCGTCTTCGGGGCGGACGTGGCCGCGCCCTACGTCTGGGACCAGCAGGTGGGCCTGAAGGACTCGCCGACCTCGACGGAGTTCACCGCGACGCGCACCGAGCGGCTGACCATCACGGTCGTGGCCGCGTACTGGTGGGACCCGACCACCGTCACCGCGACGGTGGACGTCCTCCCGTAA
- a CDS encoding SDR family NAD(P)-dependent oxidoreductase, translating to MRIELTGRIALVTGSTAGIGLAAAKGLAAAGAAVIVNGRTQQAVDRAIAAVREAAPGATVKGFAGDLGTAEACKALVAAHPHCDILINNLGIFQPKDFFDVPDEDWSRFFEANVLSGVRLSRAYLPGMQKQGWGRVVFVSSESALNIPTEMIHYGVTKTAQLSVARGLAKRMAGTGVTVNSVLPGPTVSDGFRQMVREEHEKTGRSYEDIAADFIRANRPSSILRRASSVEEVANMIVYVASPQASATTGAALRVDGGVVDTIA from the coding sequence ATGCGCATCGAACTCACTGGAAGGATTGCCCTCGTCACCGGCTCCACGGCCGGCATCGGTCTGGCCGCGGCGAAGGGGCTGGCGGCGGCGGGCGCCGCGGTCATCGTCAACGGCCGCACGCAGCAGGCGGTGGACCGCGCCATCGCGGCGGTGCGTGAGGCGGCCCCGGGCGCGACGGTGAAGGGCTTCGCCGGCGACCTGGGCACGGCGGAGGCCTGCAAGGCGCTCGTCGCGGCGCACCCCCACTGCGACATCCTCATCAACAACCTGGGCATCTTCCAGCCGAAGGACTTCTTCGACGTGCCCGACGAGGACTGGAGCCGCTTCTTCGAGGCGAACGTCCTGTCCGGCGTGCGGCTGTCGCGCGCGTACCTGCCGGGGATGCAGAAGCAGGGCTGGGGCCGCGTGGTGTTCGTCTCCTCCGAGTCCGCGCTGAACATCCCGACGGAGATGATCCACTACGGCGTCACCAAGACGGCGCAGCTGTCCGTCGCGCGCGGCCTGGCCAAGCGCATGGCGGGCACGGGCGTCACGGTCAACTCGGTGCTGCCGGGGCCCACCGTGTCCGACGGCTTCCGCCAGATGGTCCGCGAGGAGCACGAGAAGACGGGCCGCTCCTATGAGGACATCGCCGCGGACTTCATCCGGGCGAACCGGCCCAGCTCCATCCTCCGCCGCGCCTCCAGCGTGGAGGAGGTGGCGAACATGATTGTCTACGTCGCGTCGCCCCAGGCCTCCGCCACCACCGGCGCCGCGCTGCGCGTCGATGGCGGCGTGGTGGACACCATCGCCTGA
- a CDS encoding LysR family transcriptional regulator has translation MDRFDEMELFLDIARRGSLSAVARARGVAPSTVTLGLQRLEARLGVRLLARSTRRLSLTPEGEGYRADCVRILADLAESEATAGGREGPLTGLLRVTATNDFGRARVAPLVDAFLRLHPGVRVELVLSDGVLDLIEEGIDVALRFGPLADSRLTARRIVSGRRVVCAAPAYWARHPPPRRPADLPRHNCLVLARPGAPQTSWAFRDEDGRVFHVRVSGDRTANDGGVLKDWALAGAGVILKSTWDVESLLASGHLVSALDRFMLPDIDLHAVHTAGREPGRRLAAFLAFLTEHLPPSSGPAAPGRRRAGRSR, from the coding sequence ATGGATCGCTTCGACGAGATGGAGCTGTTCCTCGACATCGCCCGGCGCGGCAGCCTGTCCGCCGTCGCGCGAGCCCGGGGCGTGGCGCCCTCCACGGTGACGCTGGGGCTCCAGCGGCTGGAGGCCCGGCTGGGGGTGCGGCTGCTCGCCCGCTCCACGCGCCGGCTGTCGCTGACGCCCGAGGGCGAGGGCTACCGCGCGGACTGCGTGCGCATCCTGGCCGACCTGGCGGAGAGCGAGGCGACCGCGGGCGGGCGCGAGGGCCCCCTCACCGGCCTCCTGCGCGTCACCGCCACCAATGACTTCGGCCGCGCGCGGGTGGCGCCGCTGGTGGACGCGTTCCTCCGGCTCCACCCGGGGGTGCGCGTGGAGCTGGTGCTGAGCGACGGGGTGCTGGACCTCATCGAGGAGGGCATCGACGTGGCGCTGCGCTTCGGGCCGCTGGCGGACTCGCGGCTGACGGCGCGGCGCATCGTCTCCGGCCGGCGCGTGGTGTGCGCGGCGCCCGCGTACTGGGCCCGCCACCCGCCGCCGCGCAGGCCCGCGGACCTCCCGCGCCACAACTGCCTGGTGCTCGCGCGGCCGGGCGCGCCGCAGACGAGCTGGGCGTTCCGCGACGAGGACGGCCGCGTCTTCCACGTGCGCGTGTCCGGGGACCGCACCGCCAACGACGGCGGCGTGCTGAAGGACTGGGCCCTGGCGGGCGCGGGCGTCATCCTCAAGTCCACCTGGGATGTGGAGTCCCTGCTCGCCTCCGGCCACCTGGTGTCCGCGCTGGACCGCTTCATGCTGCCGGACATCGACCTGCACGCGGTCCACACCGCCGGCCGCGAACCGGGCCGCCGGCTCGCGGCCTTCCTCGCGTTCCTGACTGAACACCTGCCCCCGTCCTCCGGGCCCGCCGCTCCGGGCCGGCGGCGCGCGGGCCGGAGCCGCTGA
- a CDS encoding FAD-dependent monooxygenase → MKMVCVGGGPAGLYFSILAKLSNPKHDITVVERNPPGVTYGWGVVFWDDLLDDLYRNDPVSARRIAEAAARWDTQEIYLRGRHATHIGGYGFALGRDRLLDILVRRATGLGVDVRFEQDGTDLSAHMDADLVVACDGVNSRLRQRHAQHFQTHVEEGRNKYLWLGTDKVFDAFTFAFEETPAGWIWFHGYRFNNATSTCIVECQEATWKKLGFDTLGPDATIRKLEGIFHSRLQGKSLLNQSKGMGRASWLNFKRVTNARWHHDNVVLMGDAAHTTHFSIGSGTKLAMQDAIGLARQLRAHPVNLPAALEAYDKERREALMGIQLAARSSAEWFENVPDHVNQDAMSFAHSLLSRRGSPVWSYLLLMASQQPSLQGVLRKLHASKHWVREQRRGRSAVALDAPPPA, encoded by the coding sequence ATGAAGATGGTCTGTGTTGGCGGGGGCCCTGCCGGGCTCTATTTCTCGATCCTGGCGAAGCTGTCCAACCCGAAGCACGACATCACCGTCGTCGAGCGCAACCCTCCGGGCGTGACGTACGGGTGGGGCGTGGTCTTCTGGGATGACCTGCTGGACGACCTCTACCGGAACGACCCGGTGAGCGCGCGGCGCATCGCGGAGGCCGCGGCGCGCTGGGACACCCAGGAGATATACCTGCGCGGCCGGCACGCGACGCACATCGGTGGCTATGGCTTCGCGCTGGGGCGCGACCGGCTGCTGGACATCCTCGTCCGGCGCGCGACGGGGCTGGGGGTGGACGTCCGCTTCGAGCAGGACGGCACGGACCTCTCCGCGCACATGGACGCGGACCTGGTCGTCGCCTGTGACGGCGTCAACAGCCGGCTCCGCCAGCGCCACGCGCAGCACTTCCAGACGCACGTGGAGGAGGGACGCAACAAGTACCTCTGGCTGGGCACCGACAAGGTGTTCGACGCCTTCACCTTCGCCTTCGAGGAGACGCCCGCGGGTTGGATCTGGTTCCACGGCTACCGCTTCAACAACGCGACCAGCACCTGCATCGTGGAGTGCCAGGAGGCGACCTGGAAGAAGCTGGGCTTCGACACGCTGGGACCGGACGCCACCATCCGGAAGCTGGAGGGCATCTTCCACAGCCGGCTCCAGGGCAAATCCCTGCTCAATCAGTCGAAGGGCATGGGCCGTGCGTCCTGGCTCAACTTCAAGCGCGTCACCAACGCGCGCTGGCACCACGACAACGTCGTGCTCATGGGCGACGCCGCGCACACCACGCACTTCTCCATCGGCTCCGGGACGAAGCTGGCCATGCAGGACGCCATCGGGCTGGCGCGGCAGCTGCGGGCCCACCCGGTGAACCTGCCCGCCGCGCTGGAGGCCTACGACAAGGAGCGGCGCGAAGCCCTGATGGGCATCCAGCTGGCCGCGCGCAGCAGCGCCGAGTGGTTCGAGAACGTCCCCGACCACGTGAACCAGGACGCGATGTCCTTCGCCCATTCCCTGCTGAGCCGCCGGGGCAGCCCCGTGTGGAGCTACCTGTTGCTCATGGCCAGCCAGCAGCCGTCGCTGCAGGGCGTGCTGCGCAAGCTCCACGCCTCCAAGCACTGGGTCCGCGAGCAGCGCCGGGGACGGAGCGCGGTGGCCCTCGACGCGCCGCCCCCGGCCTGA
- a CDS encoding HEAT repeat domain-containing protein, translated as MPRFLQGLRAFGGLALMLASPPVMAQSAPSAAKPALRGESCSVQGLMDQLREGLQSNSKAYRDYLNAVLREAAVSLPSGELHAAFDRETDPAMVEQLAAALVARSEREAEKDAIQAVARRALEDRDPSVRAATVRAMRRTGALEKTGDMYERLMRDDSPEVRREAARNLIEDNQYVYSGHHGPATDLAVNAAMASSDPQVTAKILESLDTRKLGPEAGQKLLGMLGHESADVRRAAALAMGGVPAAQMGPAREALVGMYQGERDAGVRKALVQGIAELGFAGAVPELRRLRSVDPAMAPEIDAWIRALESGVQEWDLLLREKQRLQQVH; from the coding sequence ATGCCCCGCTTCCTCCAAGGTCTTCGCGCGTTCGGGGGCCTGGCGCTGATGCTCGCGTCCCCGCCTGTCATGGCCCAATCCGCGCCCTCCGCCGCGAAGCCCGCGCTGAGGGGCGAGAGCTGTTCGGTGCAGGGGCTGATGGATCAGCTCCGCGAGGGACTGCAATCCAACTCCAAGGCCTACCGCGACTATCTCAACGCCGTGCTGCGCGAGGCCGCCGTGTCGCTGCCCTCCGGCGAGCTGCACGCGGCGTTCGACCGGGAGACGGACCCGGCGATGGTGGAGCAGCTGGCCGCGGCGCTGGTGGCGCGCAGCGAGCGCGAGGCGGAGAAGGACGCCATCCAGGCCGTGGCGCGCCGAGCGCTGGAGGACCGCGACCCGTCCGTCCGCGCCGCCACCGTCCGCGCCATGCGCCGCACGGGCGCGCTGGAGAAGACGGGGGACATGTACGAGCGGCTCATGCGGGACGACTCGCCGGAGGTCCGCAGGGAGGCGGCTCGGAACCTCATCGAGGACAACCAGTATGTCTATTCGGGCCACCACGGCCCGGCCACGGACCTGGCGGTGAACGCGGCGATGGCGTCCAGCGACCCCCAGGTGACGGCGAAGATCCTGGAGTCGCTGGACACGCGCAAGCTGGGGCCGGAGGCGGGGCAGAAGCTGCTCGGGATGCTGGGCCACGAGAGCGCGGACGTCCGGCGTGCGGCGGCGCTCGCGATGGGTGGGGTTCCGGCGGCGCAGATGGGGCCCGCGCGTGAGGCCTTGGTGGGCATGTACCAGGGAGAACGGGACGCGGGGGTGCGCAAGGCGCTGGTGCAGGGCATCGCGGAGCTGGGCTTCGCGGGCGCCGTGCCGGAGCTGCGCAGGTTGCGGAGCGTGGACCCGGCGATGGCGCCGGAGATCGACGCGTGGATCCGCGCACTGGAATCAGGCGTTCAGGAGTGGGACCTGCTCCTGAGAGAGAAGCAGCGGCTGCAACAGGTCCATTGA